A genomic stretch from Achromobacter spanius includes:
- a CDS encoding LysR family transcriptional regulator translates to MLVAELKSFYAVARCGTVTKAAAQLGVSQPTVTGQLRQLESRYGIELFHRQGRGMRLSDAGHSLMPMVEKLVQQETEIDFRLRDASDLREGNLRIGATGPFYIMDTVRRYNQRYPGIDLAVTIGNSQSMLQALHDYRIEIATSSFLMDDKHLYRRMIAADPIRVVTHRDHPLARRGQVRLADLAEHALLLREPGSMTRQLTEDALAAAGVSVRRTLEIGSRESIRQAILCGLGISLIPSREIPSHPDLAALDIQGAEIMMNEYLYCLRERQPVQLIARFLEMAPAAG, encoded by the coding sequence GTGCTTGTCGCCGAACTCAAATCCTTCTACGCCGTGGCCCGCTGCGGCACCGTCACCAAGGCCGCCGCCCAACTGGGTGTCAGCCAACCGACCGTGACGGGGCAGTTGCGTCAGTTGGAATCACGCTACGGCATTGAACTGTTTCACCGGCAGGGCCGGGGCATGCGGCTGTCGGACGCCGGGCACAGCCTGATGCCCATGGTGGAAAAGCTGGTGCAGCAGGAAACCGAGATCGATTTCCGCCTGCGCGACGCCAGCGACCTGCGCGAAGGCAATCTGCGCATTGGCGCGACGGGCCCCTTCTACATCATGGACACGGTGCGCCGGTACAACCAGCGCTACCCAGGGATCGACCTGGCGGTCACCATCGGGAATTCGCAGTCGATGCTGCAAGCGCTGCACGACTACCGCATCGAGATTGCCACGTCTTCCTTTCTGATGGATGACAAGCACCTGTACCGCAGGATGATCGCGGCCGACCCGATCCGCGTGGTCACCCATCGCGACCATCCGCTGGCGCGGCGTGGGCAGGTCCGGCTGGCCGATCTGGCCGAGCACGCCCTGCTGCTGCGCGAACCCGGCTCCATGACGCGCCAGTTGACGGAAGACGCCCTCGCGGCGGCCGGCGTCAGCGTGCGCCGCACGCTGGAGATCGGTAGCCGGGAATCCATCCGGCAGGCAATTCTTTGCGGCTTGGGGATCAGCCTGATCCCCTCGCGTGAAATCCCGTCCCACCCCGATCTGGCGGCCCTGGACATCCAGGGCGCCGAGATCATGATGAACGAATACCTGTACTGCCTGCGCGAGCGCCAACCGGTGCAGTTGATCGCGCGCTTTCTGGAGATGGCGCCGGCAGCCGGCTGA
- a CDS encoding putative 2-aminoethylphosphonate ABC transporter ATP-binding protein gives MPQPDRAFLTVRNLVKRFGSHTALADVSLDIRAGELVCLLGPSGCGKTTLLRAIAGLERQDSGAIVLSGRDISHAEPQERDYGILFQSYALFPNLTVAQNVAYGLSGKRAHRNHVANRVEEMLSLVGLTGAADKYPGQISGGQQQRVALARALAPSPSLLLLDEPMSALDARVREHLRIELRALQKRLSITTLMVTHDQEEAMVMADRIAVMNGGVIEQFGTPRELYRQPASAFIADFVGEANWLPFERIDTHRARVGRQELAVDEALDGKSGKLFVRPEAVRVSMARSEEPNSMLADVLDGVFLGRGYRLALRLEGVPGSTVHSIVSPEIGDALLGPHAASRCWVELPRHAIRAYA, from the coding sequence ATGCCCCAACCCGATCGCGCCTTCCTCACAGTTAGAAATCTGGTCAAGCGTTTTGGCAGCCACACGGCGCTGGCCGACGTTTCGCTGGATATCCGCGCCGGAGAACTGGTGTGTCTGCTCGGCCCGTCCGGCTGCGGCAAGACCACGCTGCTGCGCGCCATCGCCGGCCTGGAGCGCCAGGACAGCGGCGCAATCGTGCTGTCGGGCCGTGATATTTCCCATGCCGAGCCGCAAGAGCGCGACTACGGCATCCTGTTTCAGTCCTACGCGCTGTTTCCCAACCTGACCGTGGCGCAGAACGTGGCTTACGGTTTGAGCGGCAAGCGGGCGCATCGCAACCACGTCGCCAACCGCGTCGAGGAAATGCTGAGCCTGGTTGGCCTGACGGGAGCCGCCGATAAATACCCCGGGCAGATCTCCGGTGGCCAGCAGCAGCGGGTGGCATTGGCGCGCGCGCTGGCCCCGTCGCCGTCCCTGTTATTGCTGGACGAGCCGATGTCGGCGCTGGACGCCCGGGTGCGCGAGCATCTGCGGATTGAATTGCGCGCGCTGCAAAAGCGCTTGTCGATCACGACATTGATGGTGACGCATGACCAGGAAGAGGCCATGGTGATGGCCGACCGCATCGCCGTCATGAACGGCGGCGTCATTGAGCAATTCGGGACGCCGCGCGAACTCTACCGCCAGCCGGCATCGGCCTTTATCGCCGATTTCGTGGGCGAGGCGAATTGGCTGCCGTTCGAACGCATCGATACCCATCGCGCCCGCGTCGGCCGCCAGGAACTGGCCGTGGACGAGGCGTTGGACGGCAAGTCCGGCAAGCTGTTCGTGCGCCCGGAAGCGGTGCGCGTCAGCATGGCGCGCTCGGAAGAACCCAACTCGATGCTGGCCGACGTACTGGACGGCGTGTTCCTGGGCCGGGGCTATCGCCTGGCCTTGCGCCTGGAAGGCGTGCCCGGCTCCACGGTGCATTCGATCGTGTCCCCTGAAATCGGAGACGCCCTGTTGGGCCCTCACGCCGCCAGCCGTTGCTGGGTGGAGCTGCCGCGCCATGCGATTCGCGCCTACGCTTGA
- a CDS encoding putative 2-aminoethylphosphonate ABC transporter permease subunit has product MRFAPTLDSAMTGSPSVAELAPAPAATSTPVPAPTTPALGRRPMPAWIGALGLTTGQGALVLFLVLFLALPLLAILAKSVTDSEGAWAGLSVVSGIIGADGFLAMVGRSLTVGVVTMLVVVPCAYGFAYGLTRTRLPGKGLLRTIALLPLLAPSLLPGIALIYLLGNQGLLKGLTGGATIYGFWGIVVGEAFYTFPHALMILLTGLTLADGRLYDAARAMGAGPWRTFLTVTLPGTRYAVFSACCVVFTLTVTDFGVPKVVGGDYNVLAMEAYKAVVGQQNFPKGAAIGILLLLPALLTFVLDRRLRARQGAQMSGRAQPYAAGHNRRRDAAFLLLAGVLAAFLLLIIGVAVWASFVKMWPYNLSMSLRSYDFDNMDGGGWLAWRNSLQLALWTALIGTAVVFVGAWMMEKVPARGSVARGLRATVSMLALMPMAVPGLVLGLGYIFFFNSLMNPLNMLYGTMPLLVLCTVVHFYTSAHLTAATALNALDPEFEAASASLKVPRMTTFLRVTLPMCLPAALDVARYLFVSAMTTVSAVVFLYSPSTVLAAVAVLNMDDAGFIGPAAAMCTVIMASSATAALLLHLASRALVARSQAWRRPVAL; this is encoded by the coding sequence ATGCGATTCGCGCCTACGCTTGATTCCGCCATGACTGGATCGCCTTCCGTGGCCGAACTGGCCCCCGCCCCGGCCGCCACTTCGACCCCCGTCCCCGCGCCGACCACGCCCGCTTTGGGCCGCCGCCCCATGCCCGCCTGGATCGGCGCGCTGGGCCTGACCACGGGGCAGGGCGCGCTGGTGCTGTTTCTGGTGCTGTTCCTGGCGCTGCCGCTGCTGGCCATCCTGGCCAAGTCCGTGACCGACAGCGAAGGCGCCTGGGCCGGCCTGTCGGTGGTGTCCGGCATCATCGGCGCGGATGGCTTTCTTGCCATGGTCGGGCGCAGCCTGACCGTGGGTGTGGTGACGATGCTGGTGGTGGTGCCGTGCGCCTATGGCTTCGCCTACGGCCTGACTCGCACCCGCTTGCCGGGCAAGGGCCTGTTGCGCACCATCGCCTTGCTGCCCTTGCTGGCGCCATCGCTGTTGCCCGGCATTGCGCTGATCTATCTGCTGGGTAACCAGGGCCTGCTCAAGGGCCTGACGGGTGGCGCCACCATCTATGGCTTCTGGGGCATTGTGGTGGGCGAGGCTTTCTACACGTTTCCGCATGCGCTGATGATTCTGCTGACCGGCCTGACACTGGCCGATGGACGGCTGTACGACGCGGCGCGGGCCATGGGCGCGGGTCCGTGGCGCACCTTCCTGACCGTGACCCTGCCCGGCACGCGCTATGCCGTGTTCTCGGCCTGCTGCGTGGTGTTCACCTTGACCGTTACCGATTTCGGCGTCCCCAAAGTGGTGGGCGGTGACTACAACGTGCTGGCCATGGAAGCCTACAAGGCGGTCGTCGGACAGCAGAACTTTCCCAAAGGCGCGGCCATCGGCATCTTGCTGTTGCTGCCCGCCCTGCTGACCTTTGTGTTGGACCGCCGCCTGCGTGCCCGCCAGGGTGCGCAGATGAGCGGCCGCGCCCAACCCTACGCGGCGGGTCATAACCGACGCCGCGATGCCGCGTTCCTGCTGTTGGCGGGCGTGTTGGCCGCGTTCCTGCTGCTGATCATCGGCGTGGCCGTCTGGGCGTCGTTCGTGAAGATGTGGCCGTACAACCTGTCGATGTCGCTGCGTTCCTACGACTTCGACAACATGGACGGGGGCGGCTGGCTGGCTTGGCGCAACAGCCTGCAACTGGCGCTGTGGACCGCCTTGATCGGCACGGCCGTGGTGTTCGTGGGCGCCTGGATGATGGAAAAAGTGCCGGCGCGCGGCTCGGTGGCACGCGGCCTGCGCGCCACGGTCAGCATGCTGGCCTTGATGCCGATGGCCGTGCCTGGCCTGGTGCTGGGGCTGGGCTACATCTTCTTCTTCAACAGCCTGATGAACCCGCTGAACATGCTGTACGGCACGATGCCGCTGCTGGTCCTGTGTACGGTGGTCCACTTCTACACCAGCGCGCATCTGACGGCGGCCACCGCGCTGAACGCCCTGGATCCCGAGTTCGAAGCGGCTTCGGCGTCGTTGAAGGTGCCGCGCATGACGACGTTCCTGCGGGTCACGCTACCCATGTGCCTGCCCGCTGCGCTGGACGTTGCCCGCTACTTGTTTGTTTCCGCCATGACGACCGTGTCGGCCGTGGTGTTCCTGTACAGCCCGTCCACGGTGCTGGCCGCCGTCGCCGTGCTCAATATGGATGATGCCGGCTTCATCGGCCCGGCCGCCGCCATGTGCACCGTGATCAT